Proteins encoded together in one candidate division WOR-3 bacterium window:
- a CDS encoding ABC transporter ATP-binding protein — MNEPVLIADGLWRSFKTGPEKLDVLKGVQFEVRHGELVAIVGPSGSGKSTLLHILGGLDRPDKGRVILDSVDIFKYPESRLPELRNQKVGFVFQFHHLLAEFTVLENVAVPLLIAGVERQTALTKAKQVLEEVGFTTRLQHRPGELSGGERALVAVARALANTPVVVFADEPTGNLDTRSANALMDLLVKLSQEKGRTILVVTHNEALAVRAQRKLRLCDGRLEDETV, encoded by the coding sequence ATGAATGAGCCGGTGCTGATTGCCGATGGGCTCTGGCGCAGTTTTAAAACCGGACCCGAAAAACTGGATGTGCTGAAAGGGGTTCAATTTGAAGTTCGCCATGGTGAACTTGTGGCAATTGTTGGGCCATCTGGCTCCGGGAAATCGACGCTTTTACACATCCTCGGCGGTTTGGACCGGCCCGATAAAGGCCGGGTTATTCTTGATTCTGTTGATATTTTCAAGTATCCTGAATCAAGGTTGCCGGAGTTGCGTAATCAGAAGGTCGGTTTTGTGTTTCAATTCCATCATCTTCTGGCAGAGTTTACCGTGCTGGAAAATGTCGCCGTGCCCTTGCTTATTGCCGGTGTTGAGCGACAAACGGCGTTGACAAAGGCGAAACAGGTGCTGGAAGAGGTCGGGTTTACGACGAGGTTGCAACATCGGCCGGGTGAACTTTCCGGCGGTGAACGGGCACTGGTAGCGGTGGCTCGGGCGCTGGCAAATACGCCGGTGGTGGTGTTTGCCGATGAACCGACCGGCAATCTGGACACGAGGTCAGCAAACGCTTTAATGGATTTGCTGGTGAAATTGAGCCAGGAAAAAGGCAGGACGATTTTAGTTGTCACCCATAATGAAGCACTGGCAGTCCGGGCGCAAAGGAAGTTAAGGTTGTGTGATGGGAGGCTGGAAGATGAAACTGTGTGA
- a CDS encoding class I SAM-dependent methyltransferase, whose product MVKSPFDEQAAKYDAWYDTKGKLAFEIELAALKPLLAYLPKPWLEVGVGSGRFAEQLGIETGVDPSEKLLEFARRRGIKVFCASGESLPFEDGSFGTVFLLTTWEFLGEPLAVLKEIYRVLKPEGRLVNGYLDRNGKWGRSYLEKAHQGHQLFRHARFDDYNTVAGLTRQAGFEILRTVSTLFQGPGETVVIEEPQEGYVPGASFVVVVARKSTA is encoded by the coding sequence ATGGTGAAAAGTCCGTTTGATGAGCAGGCCGCCAAGTACGATGCCTGGTACGATACCAAAGGGAAACTGGCATTTGAGATTGAACTGGCGGCACTGAAACCGCTTTTAGCCTATTTGCCCAAACCCTGGCTTGAGGTGGGCGTGGGCAGTGGCAGATTTGCCGAACAGCTGGGAATCGAGACGGGTGTTGACCCTTCAGAAAAATTGCTGGAATTTGCCCGCCGACGCGGGATAAAGGTGTTTTGTGCATCAGGTGAAAGCCTGCCGTTTGAAGACGGTTCGTTCGGTACGGTGTTTCTTTTGACGACCTGGGAGTTTCTTGGCGAACCGTTGGCGGTGTTAAAGGAGATTTATCGGGTGCTGAAGCCTGAAGGTAGATTGGTCAACGGTTATCTTGACCGCAATGGAAAGTGGGGAAGAAGTTATCTTGAGAAGGCGCATCAGGGTCATCAGTTGTTCCGACACGCCCGGTTTGATGACTACAATACGGTTGCCGGGCTAACCCGACAGGCGGGTTTTGAAATCCTGCGCACCGTTTCTACCCTGTTTCAAGGTCCAGGAGAAACGGTCGTCATTGAAGAGCCGCAGGAGGGTTATGTACCTGGAGCAAGTTTTGTCGTGGTTGTTGCCCGGAAATCGACCGCTTGA
- the lysS gene encoding lysine--tRNA ligase produces the protein MNGQELQPATPTGYEVRMQKLSQLRQEGILPYAYRFERTHYAADVVSNFAALQGKVVSVAGRLVTRRRHGKTQFAHIQDTSGKLQVYLRQDTLGQKVYELLELLDIGDVLGLRGEVFKTKTGEVTVHVQEWQLLAKSLQPLPEKFHGLRDVEMRYRQRYLDLLVNEDSKRVFEMRSKIIRLIRQFLEQRGFIEVETPVLQPIYGGAAARPFQTYYNVLEQEMFLRISDELYLKRLIVGGLERVYEIGKDFRNEGLDRFHNPEFTQMELYQAYADYHDMMTLVEELFKFLAQELYGKTEIEFSGHRIDFGKPWRRLRFVEALQEKIEVNPLELSDTLLTKVAARFGIEVKPGTTRAKLLDKLFSELIQESIVEPTFVMDHPKETTPLAKPHREDDRLVERFEPVVCGLEVGNAFSELNDPLEQRQRFEEAVQRNEEFATLDEDYCRALEYGMPPTGGLGIGIDRLVMLFTNQDSIRDVILFPQLKKGK, from the coding sequence ATGAACGGTCAAGAATTGCAACCGGCAACCCCGACGGGTTATGAAGTTAGGATGCAGAAACTTTCCCAGTTGCGGCAAGAGGGCATTTTGCCCTATGCCTATCGTTTTGAGCGCACCCACTATGCCGCTGATGTGGTCAGTAACTTCGCGGCGCTTCAGGGTAAGGTGGTGAGTGTTGCGGGCCGGCTTGTGACGCGACGCCGGCATGGTAAGACGCAGTTTGCTCATATCCAGGATACGAGTGGCAAATTACAGGTCTATTTGCGGCAGGATACTCTGGGGCAAAAGGTTTATGAACTGCTGGAACTGCTGGACATCGGTGATGTGCTCGGGCTGCGGGGCGAGGTTTTTAAGACCAAGACGGGCGAAGTGACGGTTCATGTCCAGGAGTGGCAATTGCTTGCGAAGTCGCTTCAACCCCTGCCGGAGAAGTTTCATGGATTACGGGATGTGGAGATGCGCTATCGGCAACGGTATCTCGACCTTCTGGTTAATGAAGATTCAAAACGGGTATTTGAAATGCGGTCCAAGATCATCCGTCTTATCCGTCAGTTTCTTGAGCAGCGGGGTTTTATCGAGGTTGAGACACCGGTTTTACAGCCGATTTACGGTGGCGCTGCGGCACGGCCGTTTCAAACTTATTACAATGTGCTGGAACAGGAGATGTTTCTGAGGATATCGGATGAGTTGTATCTCAAACGGTTGATCGTGGGCGGACTGGAGCGGGTGTACGAAATTGGCAAGGATTTTCGCAATGAGGGACTGGACCGGTTTCACAATCCCGAATTTACCCAGATGGAACTTTATCAGGCTTACGCCGACTATCACGATATGATGACACTGGTTGAAGAACTTTTTAAGTTTCTGGCGCAGGAGCTGTACGGTAAAACCGAGATTGAATTCAGTGGCCACAGGATTGACTTCGGTAAACCGTGGCGCCGACTGCGATTTGTTGAGGCGCTGCAGGAGAAAATCGAAGTTAATCCGCTGGAGTTGAGTGATACACTGCTGACCAAGGTGGCGGCGCGTTTCGGTATCGAGGTTAAACCGGGGACAACGCGGGCTAAGTTGCTCGACAAGTTGTTCAGCGAGCTGATTCAGGAAAGTATCGTTGAGCCAACTTTTGTGATGGACCATCCCAAGGAAACCACGCCTCTGGCAAAGCCCCATCGGGAAGATGACAGGCTGGTTGAGCGATTTGAACCGGTGGTGTGTGGTCTTGAGGTCGGTAACGCCTTCAGTGAGCTGAACGACCCGCTGGAGCAAAGGCAGCGATTTGAGGAGGCGGTGCAAAGGAATGAAGAGTTCGCCACCCTCGATGAAGATTACTGCCGTGCCCTGGAGTACGGTATGCCACCCACTGGTGGCTTGGGTATCGGCATTGACCGGCTGGTGATGCTTTTTACCAATCAGGATTCAATCCGCGATGTGATTCTTTTCCCGCAGTTGAAGAAGGGAAAGTAG
- the mltG gene encoding endolytic transglycosylase MltG translates to MNPKFKFHLLIYCLLLLLFSPNCNEQLPPAFAGPKREITIKPGMSLTAIAESLRQRQVINSVLVFRFLAWLNNYEPRIQPGRYRFAPNTDPHLVLKTLARDVPALLMVTIPEGYTTNQIAQLLHQNGICPGDSFLAACRDTVLLRSLDIPFKTAEGYLFPETYEFQTGSDPRAIVRRLVRQCRLVLTSLKKEAKTALSEPQVIILASIVEKEAKIPEEFPIIAGVFLNRLRRNLPLQSCATVEFVLPQPKERLSFNDLKTPSPYNTYLHPGLPPGPICNPGKLALKAVLFPAQHNYLFFVSRGDGTHIFSTTPQEHEAAVRKINH, encoded by the coding sequence ATGAACCCCAAGTTCAAGTTTCATCTCCTAATCTATTGCTTACTTCTCCTCCTTTTCAGCCCAAACTGTAATGAACAACTTCCCCCTGCATTTGCCGGACCGAAAAGAGAAATCACCATCAAGCCCGGAATGTCGCTCACGGCAATTGCCGAAAGTTTGCGCCAGCGGCAGGTTATCAACTCGGTTCTCGTCTTTCGTTTCCTTGCCTGGCTGAACAACTATGAACCCCGAATCCAGCCCGGGCGGTATCGTTTTGCCCCCAACACCGACCCGCATCTGGTCTTAAAAACACTCGCCCGCGATGTCCCGGCACTTTTGATGGTAACCATTCCCGAAGGCTACACAACCAATCAGATTGCGCAACTGCTCCATCAAAATGGTATTTGCCCGGGTGACAGTTTTCTCGCTGCCTGTCGCGACACCGTCCTGCTCCGTTCCCTTGACATCCCTTTCAAGACGGCAGAGGGTTATCTCTTCCCCGAAACTTACGAATTCCAGACCGGCTCTGACCCACGCGCCATTGTCCGCCGTCTTGTGCGTCAGTGTCGTCTTGTCCTGACCAGTTTAAAAAAAGAAGCCAAAACCGCCCTATCAGAACCCCAGGTTATCATCCTCGCCTCTATCGTTGAAAAGGAAGCAAAGATTCCGGAAGAGTTCCCGATAATTGCCGGTGTCTTTCTCAACCGCCTCCGGCGCAACCTGCCTCTTCAATCCTGCGCAACCGTTGAATTCGTCCTGCCCCAACCCAAAGAGCGCCTTTCTTTTAACGACCTGAAAACACCCTCACCTTACAACACCTATCTCCACCCCGGCTTGCCACCCGGTCCAATCTGCAATCCCGGTAAACTGGCACTCAAAGCGGTACTATTTCCCGCCCAACACAACTACCTCTTCTTTGTCTCACGGGGTGATGGCACTCACATCTTTTCAACAACCCCCCAGGAACACGAAGCGGCGGTGCGTAAAATCAACCACTGA
- the ruvX gene encoding Holliday junction resolvase RuvX, with amino-acid sequence MSRILCLDLGERRTGVAISDETRTIAQSLTTISHKTDKELITAIQHLSNNYHVGKIVIGLPLSLSGKPSTRSEKIRQFAHKLSANLALPVELFDERFSTTRAQEIYTEVTGRRFRPTNNRRRTATHPIDRIAATVILENYLAQLNNRHES; translated from the coding sequence ATGTCCCGTATCCTCTGCCTTGACCTCGGTGAACGACGCACCGGCGTGGCGATTTCCGATGAAACCCGCACCATTGCCCAGAGCCTTACCACCATCTCCCACAAAACCGACAAAGAACTCATCACCGCAATCCAGCACCTCAGCAACAATTACCATGTCGGCAAAATTGTCATCGGTTTGCCCTTGAGCCTTTCCGGCAAACCCAGCACCCGCTCAGAAAAAATTCGCCAGTTTGCTCACAAACTGAGTGCCAACCTTGCCTTGCCGGTCGAACTTTTTGACGAACGGTTCTCAACCACCCGCGCCCAGGAAATCTACACCGAAGTAACTGGCCGGCGTTTTCGCCCCACCAATAACCGGCGCCGAACCGCAACCCATCCTATTGACCGTATTGCGGCAACTGTCATCCTGGAAAACTACCTTGCCCAACTCAATAACCGGCACGAAAGCTAA
- a CDS encoding UvrB/UvrC motif-containing protein, with amino-acid sequence MKLCDICGKKEATLVVRQLDKEGKATDLNVCAECAKKRGLTGVEECEPDSGAVIAELKSRMEESDSKVICPRCGMSFAEFKRAGRLGCADCYQAFTEKLKPIIRRLHGAVQHIGKTANQGRKRAQERLEIQRLRAELEKAIKQEDYEKAAALRDRLKRRGDETDS; translated from the coding sequence ATGAAACTGTGTGATATCTGCGGAAAAAAAGAGGCGACGCTGGTGGTGCGACAGCTGGATAAGGAGGGGAAGGCAACCGATTTGAATGTGTGCGCCGAATGTGCCAAGAAGCGAGGGCTTACCGGAGTTGAGGAATGCGAGCCCGACAGCGGTGCGGTCATTGCCGAATTGAAGTCCAGGATGGAGGAGAGCGATAGCAAAGTTATCTGTCCGCGCTGCGGGATGAGTTTTGCCGAATTTAAGAGGGCGGGAAGGCTCGGGTGTGCCGATTGTTATCAGGCGTTTACCGAAAAGTTAAAACCGATAATCCGGCGGTTGCACGGCGCGGTCCAGCATATTGGAAAGACGGCAAATCAGGGGAGAAAGCGCGCCCAGGAGCGCCTGGAGATTCAGCGCCTGCGGGCGGAACTGGAAAAGGCGATAAAACAGGAGGATTATGAAAAGGCGGCAGCGCTGCGCGACCGCCTGAAACGGAGAGGGGATGAAACTGACTCCTGA
- a CDS encoding lipoprotein-releasing ABC transporter permease subunit, with amino-acid sequence MGQDASLRESSLSRRLAFEFFIARRYLRGRGKRSFSGNATIAMGGVFVGVAAIIIVLSVQNGFHKELRDRILGSSPHIVVSQYGYKPIDYAGAGDSIVEKIRSVPGVVAVAPFLYSKILMKAGGLVEGGVVRGIEPELEGNLTDVARSVIEGSFSFDSSGVVIGVELARSLGVFVGDRIVLASPFSGTGTPLGYLPRTKSFRVNGVFDAGMYEYNASLVFAGLRDLQEFLGMPGKVNGYEVRVIDVDNAGRVARRIAMKLDMPFRAIDWITQNKNLFTALRLEKTVTFIVLVLIVLVAAFNIIGMLTMMVIRKTREIGILKTIGTKSPSITRIFMMVGASIGVIGTGAGAVFGFIVSWLLNRYRFVNLPGDVYFIKNLPVQMQWQDFVVVCLSALIITFAATIYPAYRAAKLQPVEAIRYE; translated from the coding sequence ATGGGTCAGGACGCTTCACTCCGGGAAAGTTCCCTCAGCCGGAGGCTGGCGTTTGAGTTTTTCATCGCCCGCCGTTATCTTCGGGGGCGGGGCAAGAGGTCGTTTTCGGGAAATGCAACAATCGCGATGGGTGGGGTTTTTGTTGGTGTGGCGGCGATTATCATCGTTCTTTCGGTGCAAAACGGTTTTCATAAAGAGCTGCGGGACAGGATTCTTGGTTCATCGCCCCATATTGTTGTTTCCCAGTACGGGTACAAGCCGATTGACTACGCGGGCGCCGGTGATTCGATAGTAGAGAAAATCAGGAGTGTGCCCGGGGTAGTTGCGGTGGCACCGTTTCTTTATTCCAAGATTTTGATGAAAGCGGGCGGGCTGGTAGAAGGCGGTGTGGTGCGCGGTATTGAACCGGAACTGGAAGGAAATTTGACTGATGTTGCCCGAAGCGTTATTGAGGGTTCATTCTCTTTTGACTCTTCCGGGGTAGTGATCGGCGTAGAACTGGCAAGGTCTTTAGGGGTGTTTGTCGGCGACCGAATTGTTCTCGCCTCGCCATTTTCCGGGACGGGCACACCTTTAGGGTATCTGCCCCGGACAAAGTCTTTTCGGGTCAACGGTGTTTTTGATGCCGGGATGTATGAGTACAACGCCAGTTTGGTGTTTGCGGGGTTGCGCGACCTGCAGGAGTTTCTCGGCATGCCCGGCAAGGTGAACGGTTATGAGGTCCGGGTGATTGATGTCGACAATGCGGGGCGGGTAGCGCGCCGGATTGCAATGAAACTGGATATGCCGTTTCGAGCGATTGACTGGATAACGCAGAACAAAAACCTTTTTACCGCCCTGCGACTGGAAAAGACGGTGACATTTATTGTCCTGGTGCTCATTGTGCTGGTGGCGGCGTTCAACATCATCGGGATGCTGACGATGATGGTTATCAGAAAAACCCGCGAAATCGGGATTTTAAAGACAATCGGGACGAAGTCACCAAGTATTACCCGGATATTTATGATGGTGGGCGCTTCTATTGGTGTGATTGGCACCGGCGCGGGCGCGGTTTTTGGATTTATCGTCTCCTGGCTTTTGAACCGTTACCGCTTTGTAAACTTACCGGGTGATGTGTATTTTATTAAAAATCTGCCGGTGCAGATGCAGTGGCAGGATTTTGTTGTCGTCTGTTTGTCGGCGCTGATTATCACCTTCGCTGCCACCATTTATCCTGCTTACCGGGCAGCGAAACTGCAACCGGTGGAGGCGATTCGGTATGAATGA
- a CDS encoding cytoplasmic protein: MEKKSVILLAISSDPVVFAHTLLNALDMKERGWEVRVVIEGDATKQVSLLRNETKPFANIWQQAKKAQLIDGVCRACAQKNTVVPAVMEQGLKLLDEMNGHPSVARYLEAGYFVLVF, from the coding sequence ATGGAGAAAAAAAGCGTAATTCTGCTTGCAATCAGTTCTGACCCGGTGGTGTTTGCCCATACTTTGTTGAATGCGCTGGATATGAAGGAACGGGGCTGGGAGGTGAGGGTGGTGATTGAGGGTGATGCGACCAAGCAGGTTTCGCTCTTGCGCAATGAGACCAAACCTTTTGCCAATATCTGGCAGCAGGCAAAGAAGGCGCAGTTGATTGACGGTGTGTGCCGGGCGTGCGCCCAGAAGAACACAGTGGTGCCGGCGGTAATGGAGCAGGGGCTCAAACTGCTGGATGAGATGAATGGCCATCCCAGCGTTGCCCGTTACCTTGAAGCCGGCTATTTTGTGCTCGTCTTCTGA
- a CDS encoding AMP-binding protein codes for MKKELTEFLKLRDFILSGPDYTTCREKFYWPRLVKFNWALDYFDYIARGNNNRALIYADEAGAEKQVTFEEMRQKSNQVANLLIDLGLKKGERVLVMMDHSVELHQILLGIIKAGGVIIPVSTLLSPDDVADRITAAEIKFAFAHREYLDKFARADSLTAKIVVDTAPDNPPATWIDFATVAKLPTEFQPPFVTYSTDELCSFFTSGTTAKPKLVIHTHNYPVGHLTTTYWLGCKKGDIHYNISAPGWAKYAWSSFFAPWNAEATIFVYRYKRFIARDVLSMIEKYRVTTLCAPLSVWKLFLVEDLSAYRFAFKQLVSAGEPLNPEILRQVKEKLGLDLREGYGQTESTLMIGNFIGEPIREGSLGKVAPGYNIVPVNELLDPVKFNEDGQLAVEIYPVKPLGLLYALNDPEKNAQVFKGGYYLTGDTATVDEDGYFQFIGRTDDVFKSLDYRISPFEVESELMEHQAVLEVAVVPTTDERQRIVPKAFIVLKPGFNPNRAMALEIFRFIRERMAPYKRPRTIEFMREFPKTISAKVMRKDLKAYDQELKNKGVRGEFEFKESEFAAELDLSRK; via the coding sequence ATGAAAAAAGAACTAACCGAGTTTTTAAAATTGCGCGACTTTATCTTGAGTGGTCCAGATTACACCACCTGTCGCGAGAAGTTTTACTGGCCCCGGCTGGTAAAATTCAACTGGGCACTGGACTACTTTGACTACATCGCCCGCGGTAACAACAATCGGGCGTTAATTTACGCCGACGAAGCCGGTGCGGAAAAACAGGTTACCTTCGAGGAGATGCGACAGAAAAGCAATCAGGTTGCCAATCTCCTCATCGACCTCGGACTTAAAAAAGGCGAACGGGTGCTTGTGATGATGGACCACTCGGTCGAACTGCACCAGATTTTACTGGGAATAATAAAAGCGGGCGGGGTCATCATCCCGGTTTCAACGCTCCTCTCACCCGACGATGTTGCCGACCGCATCACCGCGGCGGAGATAAAGTTCGCCTTTGCCCACCGCGAATATCTTGATAAGTTTGCCCGCGCCGATTCCCTCACCGCTAAAATCGTGGTCGATACCGCACCTGACAATCCGCCTGCCACCTGGATTGACTTCGCCACCGTTGCTAAACTCCCCACCGAATTCCAGCCACCTTTTGTTACCTATTCCACCGACGAACTTTGTTCCTTCTTCACCTCCGGCACCACCGCCAAACCAAAACTGGTCATCCACACCCACAACTATCCGGTGGGTCATCTCACAACAACCTACTGGCTCGGCTGCAAAAAAGGTGATATCCATTACAACATCAGCGCCCCGGGTTGGGCAAAGTACGCCTGGAGCAGTTTCTTTGCGCCCTGGAATGCTGAAGCCACAATCTTCGTTTACCGCTACAAAAGGTTTATCGCCCGCGATGTCCTATCAATGATAGAGAAGTACCGGGTGACGACCCTGTGTGCGCCCTTGAGCGTCTGGAAACTGTTTTTAGTGGAAGACCTGAGTGCCTACCGGTTCGCTTTTAAGCAACTGGTCAGCGCTGGTGAACCGCTCAACCCGGAAATCCTGCGCCAGGTAAAGGAGAAACTCGGTTTAGATTTACGCGAAGGCTATGGCCAGACTGAAAGCACCCTGATGATTGGCAACTTCATCGGCGAGCCGATTCGCGAAGGCTCCCTCGGTAAAGTGGCACCGGGCTACAACATCGTCCCGGTGAACGAACTGCTCGACCCGGTAAAATTTAACGAAGACGGTCAACTGGCGGTTGAGATTTATCCGGTTAAACCATTAGGACTCCTTTACGCCCTGAACGACCCGGAAAAAAACGCCCAGGTGTTTAAAGGCGGCTACTACCTGACCGGTGACACCGCTACCGTTGACGAAGACGGCTATTTCCAGTTCATTGGCCGAACCGACGATGTGTTCAAGAGCCTTGACTATCGCATCAGTCCATTCGAGGTGGAGAGCGAACTGATGGAGCACCAGGCGGTACTCGAAGTTGCCGTCGTGCCCACTACCGACGAACGCCAGCGTATCGTCCCCAAGGCGTTTATCGTTTTGAAACCGGGCTTCAACCCGAACCGTGCCATGGCGCTTGAAATCTTCCGTTTCATCCGCGAACGTATGGCACCTTACAAACGACCCCGCACCATTGAATTTATGCGGGAATTCCCTAAAACCATCAGCGCCAAGGTGATGCGTAAAGACTTAAAGGCGTACGACCAGGAACTGAAAAACAAAGGCGTCCGGGGCGAGTTCGAATTCAAAGAGTCCGAATTTGCGGCAGAGCTTGATTTGAGCCGGAAATAG
- a CDS encoding zinc-dependent alcohol dehydrogenase family protein, producing MRAMRLLHQAPVETNPLQLLDIPIPEPDAGQIRVRVLTCGVCHTDIHEIEGDLKLPRLPLTPGHEIVGVVDKHGPGVNLPPCGTIVGIPWLAATCGKCLYCQQGRENLCANIRFTGFHTDGGYAEYTLVQSGYCYPLPQKLDPISAAPFLCAGVIGYRALRLALPVNTFADYCPKQNSLNHLTVGLYGFGASAHICLQILKHWGCQTAIFTRARVHQEHAWQLGADWVGTAQETPPFKLDAGIIFAPAGELVPLALSHLNPGGTLALAGIHMSPIPSFDYSLIYQERTVRSVANSTRQDVVDLINLAAEIPLKTTVTTFPLHQANEALIAVKKSLLPGAAVLTGESARS from the coding sequence ATGCGGGCAATGCGGCTTTTACATCAGGCACCAGTTGAGACCAACCCCTTGCAATTGCTTGACATCCCTATCCCAGAACCCGACGCCGGTCAAATCCGGGTCCGGGTTCTGACCTGCGGTGTCTGCCACACCGACATCCATGAAATCGAAGGCGACCTGAAACTACCCCGATTACCTTTAACCCCGGGACACGAAATCGTGGGTGTCGTTGATAAGCACGGTCCCGGTGTTAATCTTCCGCCTTGCGGCACAATTGTTGGCATCCCCTGGCTCGCCGCAACCTGCGGTAAATGCCTCTACTGCCAGCAAGGTCGAGAAAACCTTTGCGCAAACATCCGCTTCACCGGCTTTCACACCGATGGTGGCTATGCCGAATACACACTGGTCCAGTCCGGTTACTGCTATCCGTTACCCCAAAAACTTGACCCGATTAGCGCCGCACCTTTTCTCTGTGCCGGTGTCATTGGTTACCGTGCTTTGCGCCTTGCCCTGCCAGTTAACACCTTTGCCGACTACTGCCCAAAACAAAATTCTCTTAACCATCTTACCGTTGGCCTTTACGGATTTGGTGCTTCAGCGCACATCTGTCTCCAAATCCTCAAACACTGGGGTTGTCAAACCGCAATTTTCACCCGTGCTCGGGTTCATCAAGAGCATGCCTGGCAACTGGGTGCTGACTGGGTCGGTACCGCTCAGGAAACACCGCCCTTTAAACTTGACGCCGGCATCATCTTTGCACCTGCCGGTGAACTGGTTCCCCTTGCCCTGAGCCATCTCAACCCCGGTGGCACACTTGCCCTTGCCGGTATCCATATGAGTCCAATCCCGTCTTTTGACTATTCCCTCATCTATCAGGAACGTACCGTCCGCTCTGTTGCCAATAGCACCCGTCAAGATGTTGTTGACCTTATCAACCTCGCCGCCGAAATTCCGTTAAAAACCACGGTCACAACCTTCCCCCTGCATCAGGCAAACGAGGCGTTGATTGCCGTCAAAAAAAGTTTGTTACCCGGTGCCGCGGTTTTAACAGGCGAAAGTGCCCGTTCTTGA
- a CDS encoding type III PLP-dependent enzyme produces the protein MKKFDNQTQTYLKKLRAALPGLAKKHGTPLFIISRTLLLAQLSRFRKLLPRVEPFYAVKANPNPEVIKLLARHGCGFDVASEPEMELVLGAGVEPERLIFANTIKRTGAIQFARHRRVNLMTFDSEYELTKIARYAPGARVLVRIKVPNVGSVVELSLKFGAEPSDAVPFLLKARKLGLEPVGIAFHVGSQCTYGNNYLEALELAKIILAEAAQKGLKLTMIDIGGGFPIRHFDSDEDWFAEMAPALNLELARLFAPEIRIIAEPGRTLIGPAAILVMSVIGKSIRNNKHWYYLDDGVYGALSGTIFDHCKYQFEAFKRGPTQLTTLAGPTCDSLDIISPAEELPELELGDLVFARNIGAYSITHATSFNGIPPAKTVVVP, from the coding sequence GTGAAAAAGTTCGATAACCAAACTCAAACCTACCTCAAGAAACTCCGTGCCGCCCTGCCCGGACTGGCAAAAAAGCACGGCACACCGCTCTTCATCATCAGTCGCACCCTGCTGCTCGCCCAGCTCAGCCGTTTCCGCAAACTCCTGCCCCGGGTTGAACCGTTTTATGCTGTAAAGGCGAACCCCAACCCCGAAGTGATAAAACTCCTTGCCCGGCACGGCTGTGGCTTTGATGTCGCATCCGAACCGGAGATGGAACTTGTCCTCGGTGCCGGGGTTGAGCCCGAAAGGCTGATTTTTGCCAACACCATTAAACGGACGGGCGCAATTCAGTTCGCCCGGCACCGCAGGGTGAATCTGATGACCTTTGACTCCGAATACGAACTAACCAAAATTGCCCGCTATGCGCCCGGTGCCCGGGTTTTGGTCCGTATCAAGGTCCCGAATGTCGGCTCGGTGGTTGAACTGTCCCTGAAGTTCGGTGCCGAACCGAGCGATGCCGTTCCTTTCCTGCTCAAGGCGCGCAAACTGGGACTGGAACCGGTGGGTATCGCCTTCCATGTCGGTTCCCAGTGCACCTATGGCAACAACTACCTTGAAGCGCTGGAACTCGCCAAGATTATCCTTGCCGAAGCGGCGCAAAAAGGACTCAAATTAACCATGATTGACATCGGGGGTGGTTTCCCCATCCGCCATTTTGACTCCGATGAAGACTGGTTTGCGGAGATGGCGCCGGCGCTCAATCTCGAACTGGCGCGGCTGTTTGCGCCGGAAATCCGTATCATCGCCGAACCCGGACGGACGCTTATCGGACCGGCTGCCATCCTTGTGATGTCGGTTATTGGCAAGTCGATTCGTAACAACAAACACTGGTACTATCTTGACGATGGCGTCTACGGCGCGCTCTCCGGAACGATTTTTGACCATTGCAAATACCAGTTTGAAGCCTTCAAAAGGGGTCCAACCCAGTTAACGACCCTTGCCGGACCAACTTGTGACTCCCTTGATATCATCTCGCCGGCTGAAGAACTGCCCGAACTGGAGTTGGGCGATTTGGTATTCGCCCGCAATATCGGTGCCTACTCAATAACGCACGCTACCAGTTTTAACGGCATACCGCCGGCAAAAACCGTTGTTGTCCCTTAA